From Brassica oleracea var. oleracea cultivar TO1000 chromosome C3, BOL, whole genome shotgun sequence, a single genomic window includes:
- the LOC106333700 gene encoding uncharacterized protein LOC106333700 isoform X3 codes for MGVDMLFLDESLQDERFRRKAEQQHLALILKSYQESAKPILTELFLFRHTANCLLWRIETNSYMTAEVSAIRSTIKDSSQEAQRVMLTIRLERDVTVCVSMFNPLACLHNKFESYGSEPNIVLGGGLFLNLTSGIHIYCDSETVGKEKFDNCQRNKVVKLSSSNEKIIWNRVGGTGMDMRSTAKEL; via the exons ATGGGGGTTGACATGCTATTCCTTGACGAAAG TCTACAGGATGAGCGGTTTCGACGTAAAGCGGAGCAACAACATTTGGCACTTATTTTGAAAAGTTATCAAGAGTCCGCTAAGCCGATACTAACTGAACTTTTCCTTTTCCGTCATACGGCCAACTGCTTGCTTTGGCGAATAGAAACAAACAGCTACATG ACTGCTGAGGTAAGTGCAATCAGGAGCACAATCAAGGACAGTTCACAGGAGGCACAACGTGTAATGCTTACTATACGTCTAGAGAG GGATGTAACCGTCTGTGTCAGTATGTTTAACCCCTTGGCTTGCCTTCATAACAAATTTGAAAGCTACGGAAGTGAACCAAATATTGTCCTTGGAG GTGGGCTATTTCTGAACTTAACATCTGGAATCCATATTTATTGCGACTCTGAGACTGTAGGAAAAGAGAAGTTTGACAA TTGTCAGAGAAACAAAGTCGTCAAATTAAGCTCCTCCAACGAAAAAATTATTTGG AACAGGGTGGGTGGTACTGGAATGGACATGAGAAGCACAGCCAAG GAACTATGA
- the LOC106333700 gene encoding uncharacterized protein LOC106333700 isoform X2, with protein sequence MGVDMLFLDESLQDERFRRKAEQQHLALILKSYQESAKPILTELFLFRHTANCLLWRIETNSYMTAEVSAIRSTIKDSSQEAQSLHFCRDVTVCVSMFNPLACLHNKFESYGSEPNIVLGGGLFLNLTSGIHIYCDSETVGKEKFDNCQRNKVVKLSSSNEKIIWNRVGGTGMDMRSTAKVIFLFYLYVDEKVSKFPVK encoded by the exons ATGGGGGTTGACATGCTATTCCTTGACGAAAG TCTACAGGATGAGCGGTTTCGACGTAAAGCGGAGCAACAACATTTGGCACTTATTTTGAAAAGTTATCAAGAGTCCGCTAAGCCGATACTAACTGAACTTTTCCTTTTCCGTCATACGGCCAACTGCTTGCTTTGGCGAATAGAAACAAACAGCTACATG ACTGCTGAGGTAAGTGCAATCAGGAGCACAATCAAGGACAGTTCACAGGAGGCACA ATCATTGCATTTTTGCAGGGATGTAACCGTCTGTGTCAGTATGTTTAACCCCTTGGCTTGCCTTCATAACAAATTTGAAAGCTACGGAAGTGAACCAAATATTGTCCTTGGAG GTGGGCTATTTCTGAACTTAACATCTGGAATCCATATTTATTGCGACTCTGAGACTGTAGGAAAAGAGAAGTTTGACAA TTGTCAGAGAAACAAAGTCGTCAAATTAAGCTCCTCCAACGAAAAAATTATTTGG AACAGGGTGGGTGGTACTGGAATGGACATGAGAAGCACAGCCAAGGTAATCTTTTTATTTTATTTATACGTTGATGAAAAAGTTAGCAAATTTCCTGTAAAATAG
- the LOC106333700 gene encoding uncharacterized protein LOC106333700 isoform X1 gives MGVDMLFLDESLQDERFRRKAEQQHLALILKSYQESAKPILTELFLFRHTANCLLWRIETNSYMTAEVSAIRSTIKDSSQEAQRVMLTIRLERDVTVCVSMFNPLACLHNKFESYGSEPNIVLGGGLFLNLTSGIHIYCDSETVGKEKFDNCQRNKVVKLSSSNEKIIWNRVGGTGMDMRSTAKVIFLFYLYVDEKVSKFPVK, from the exons ATGGGGGTTGACATGCTATTCCTTGACGAAAG TCTACAGGATGAGCGGTTTCGACGTAAAGCGGAGCAACAACATTTGGCACTTATTTTGAAAAGTTATCAAGAGTCCGCTAAGCCGATACTAACTGAACTTTTCCTTTTCCGTCATACGGCCAACTGCTTGCTTTGGCGAATAGAAACAAACAGCTACATG ACTGCTGAGGTAAGTGCAATCAGGAGCACAATCAAGGACAGTTCACAGGAGGCACAACGTGTAATGCTTACTATACGTCTAGAGAG GGATGTAACCGTCTGTGTCAGTATGTTTAACCCCTTGGCTTGCCTTCATAACAAATTTGAAAGCTACGGAAGTGAACCAAATATTGTCCTTGGAG GTGGGCTATTTCTGAACTTAACATCTGGAATCCATATTTATTGCGACTCTGAGACTGTAGGAAAAGAGAAGTTTGACAA TTGTCAGAGAAACAAAGTCGTCAAATTAAGCTCCTCCAACGAAAAAATTATTTGG AACAGGGTGGGTGGTACTGGAATGGACATGAGAAGCACAGCCAAGGTAATCTTTTTATTTTATTTATACGTTGATGAAAAAGTTAGCAAATTTCCTGTAAAATAG
- the LOC106333700 gene encoding uncharacterized protein LOC106333700 isoform X4: protein MGVDMLFLDESLQDERFRRKAEQQHLALILKSYQESAKPILTELFLFRHTANCLLWRIETNSYMTAEVSAIRSTIKDSSQEAQRVMLTIRLERDVTVCVSMFNPLACLHNKFESYGSEPNIVLGGGLFLNLTSGIHIYCDSETVGKEKFDNCQRNKVVKLSSSNEKIIWI, encoded by the exons ATGGGGGTTGACATGCTATTCCTTGACGAAAG TCTACAGGATGAGCGGTTTCGACGTAAAGCGGAGCAACAACATTTGGCACTTATTTTGAAAAGTTATCAAGAGTCCGCTAAGCCGATACTAACTGAACTTTTCCTTTTCCGTCATACGGCCAACTGCTTGCTTTGGCGAATAGAAACAAACAGCTACATG ACTGCTGAGGTAAGTGCAATCAGGAGCACAATCAAGGACAGTTCACAGGAGGCACAACGTGTAATGCTTACTATACGTCTAGAGAG GGATGTAACCGTCTGTGTCAGTATGTTTAACCCCTTGGCTTGCCTTCATAACAAATTTGAAAGCTACGGAAGTGAACCAAATATTGTCCTTGGAG GTGGGCTATTTCTGAACTTAACATCTGGAATCCATATTTATTGCGACTCTGAGACTGTAGGAAAAGAGAAGTTTGACAA TTGTCAGAGAAACAAAGTCGTCAAATTAAGCTCCTCCAACGAAAAAATTATTTGG ATTTAA
- the LOC106332696 gene encoding LOW QUALITY PROTEIN: protein STRICTOSIDINE SYNTHASE-LIKE 1 (The sequence of the model RefSeq protein was modified relative to this genomic sequence to represent the inferred CDS: inserted 1 base in 1 codon; deleted 1 base in 1 codon) produces the protein MPISRKFWTWAVATAVIAVLVVFVGPXIGPESILGSKNVLTTAKMIPLPVDGPESLDWDPRGEGPYVGVTDGRILKWRGSDLGWVEFAYSSPPRGNCSSHKVEPACGRPLGLSFEKKTGDLYFCDGYFGVMKVGPKGGLAEKVVDEVEGQKIMFANQMDIDEEEDVFYFNDSSDTYHFGDVFFAFLCGEKTGRAIRYDKKSKEAKVIMDRLHFPNGLAISKDGSFVLSCEVPTQLVHRYWAKGPKAGTRDVFAKLPGYADNIRTEKGDFWIALHSNKTPFSRFSLMHPWIGKFFMKTLKMDLLVFLFEGGKPHAVAVKLCGKTGKVLEVLEDSEGKNMKFISEVQERDGKLWFGSVFLPSVWVLDHQ, from the exons ATGCCAATCAGCCGGAAATTTTGGACGTGGGCCGTTGCCACGGCCGTTATAGCCGTCCTGGTCGTCTTCGTCGGTC TCATCGGACCGGAGAGCATATTGGGATCCAAAAATGTCCTAACCACGGCCAAGATGATCCCGCTTCCCGTTGATGGACCAGAGAGTCTGGACTGGGATCCACGAGGGGAAGGCCCATACGTTGGCGTTACCGACGGTCGCATACTCAAATGGCGCGGTTCGGATCTTGGCTGGGTAGAATTCGCGTACTCGTCCCCCCC AAGAGGGAACTGTTCAAGCCATAAGGTGGAACCTGCGTGTGGAAGGCCTTTGGGACTGAGCTTCGAGAAAAAAACGGGAGACTTGTATTTTTGTGACGGTTACTTTGGGGTAATGAAGGTCGGACCTAAAGGAGGATTGGCCGAGAAGGTCGTCGACGAGGTCGAAGGTCAGAAAATTATGTTCGCCAATCAAATGGATATAGACGAAGAAGAGGATGTTTTCTACTTCAACGATAGCAGCGACACCTACCACTTCGG GGACGTATTCTTTGCGTTTCTGTGTGGTGAAAAGACAGGAAGAGCGATTCGATACGACAAAAAGTCAAAAGAGGCCAAAGTTATAATGGACCGTCTTCATTTCCCTAATGGTCTTGCCATAAGCAAGGATGGTTCGTTCGTGCTTTCCTGTGAGGTCCCAACGCAACTTGTGCATCG ATACTGGGCCAAGGGGCCTAAAGCTGGGACCCGTGACGTATTCGCAAAGCTTCCTGGCTACGCGGATAACATCAGGACTGAGAAAGGGGATTTCTGGATTGCCTTGCATTCCAATAAAACCCCA TTTTCTAGGTTTTCGTTGATGCATCCCTGGATTGGGAAATTTTTCATGAAAACCTTGAAGATGGATCTTTTGGTTTTCCTTTTTGAAGGAGGAAAGCCTCATGCGGTGGCCGTGAAACTCTGTGGCAAGACCGGTAAGGTTTTGGAGGTTCTTGAGGATAGTGAAGGGAAGAATATGAAGTTCATAAGTGAGGTTCAAGAGAGAGATGGTAAGCTTTGGTTTGGGTCAGTTTTTCTGCCTTCCGTTTGGGTTCTTGATCATCAGTAA